The following is a genomic window from Mycobacterium parmense.
CGGTGGCCTGGGCGGCAACGGCGGGCTCGGCGGCAACGGCGCCGACGGCACTGCCGGTACCAACGTGCTGGGCAGCCAGGCCGGCGGCGCCGGCGGCGACGCCGGTACGGGCGGTGCCGGCGGCCAGGGCGGCAACGCGGGGGCCGCAGGCGCCGCCAACGGCAACGGCGGCAACGGCGGCAACGGCGGTACCGGCGGCAACGGTGCCGCCGGCGGCACCGGCATCCTGTCGGGCTCCGGAACCACCGGTGGGACCGGCGGGGCGGGCGGGACGGGCGGCGCCGGCGGCGCGGCGGGGGCCGCCGGCTCGACCGGCAATGGGACCGGGGTGGTGGGGACCGGCGGCAATGGCGGCACCGGCGGCACCGGGGGCAGCGGTAGCACCGGGGGCACCGGCAGCGTGGGAGTCCTCGACGCGGGCGACGGGCTTCCTGACTGGTGGCGGAGGGTGGGCAGGAATAGGCGGGAGGGGCGGCGGAATGGCGGTGGTGGCGGCGCTGAGCCCAGGAGGTGGCGGCGGCGGCAATGGCGGCGCGGGCACGGCCGGCGGCACCGGCGGCGGAGCGCTGCTGGGTGCCGGCGGCTCGGGCGGAACCGGTGGGGTCGGCGGAAACGGCGGCACAGGCGGCGACGCCAGCGGTGGAGGCGCCGGCGGGCACGGCGGCAACGGCGCCAACGGCGGCCCGGGCGGCGGGGGCGGCACCGGCGGTTCCAGCGGCGGCGGCGGAGCGGGCGGCACTCACGGCTCGGGCGGCACCGGCACGCCCCCCGGAAATCCCGGCACCGACGGCACCAGCGGTTCGTAAGCGCCATTCGCACGGCCCAATCCCGGCGCGCGGTCTCCTTATGAATTCAAGTGACCGCCAGAATGGCGCGGCAACTGTCGCTCATTCGCACCGGGTTAATGCGTTTATCTTGGACCGCGCCCGCTATCGATCACGCATAATTCGTCGCCGGGGTATGCAAATTCGGGCAGAGCGATACCGGCGGGGCACTGCGGTGGGACGAAGGTGAATCACGGCGCCTTTTGGCAGGTCGGGTCAGCCGCCACGCAGCCAATCCCTGAGCACCTCGCAGCGGGCCACCACCGCATCGAGCTGCTCGGCCACCCGGACCGGCGCGGTTCCACCCCTGGCATCCCGCGCGGACACCGAACCCTCGATCGTGAGCACCTCGCGCACCCGGGGCGTCAGCTCGGGGCTGATCGCCGCGAGCTCGTCGTCGGTCAGCTCGCGCAGACCGACGCCGCGCCCCTCGGCGACGCGGACCGCGGCACCGGCGGCCTCGTGCGCGGATCGAAACGGGACACCCTGTCGCACAAGCCATTCCGCGATATCGGTGGCCAGCGTGTAGCCGGCCGGGGCCAGCGACGCCATCCGGTCGACGTCGAAGGTCAGGCTGCCGACCAGGCCCGCCATCGCCGGCAGCAGCAGCTCGAGCTGGGCCACCGAGTCGAACACCGGTTCCTTGTCCTCCTGCAGATCGCGGTTGTAGGCCAGCGGCTGGGCCTTGAGCGTGGCCAGCAGCCCGGCCAGGTTGCCGATCAGCCGCCCGCTCTTGCCGCGGGCCAGCTCGGCGATGTCGGGGTTCTTCTTCTGCGGCATGATCGAGCTTCCGGTCGACCAGGAGTCGTGCAGCGTGACGTAGCCGAACTCCGTCGAGCTCCAGATGATGATGTCCTCGGCGAGCCGCGACAGGTCAACGCCGATCATCGCCAGGACGAACGCGGCCTCTGCGGCGAAGTCGCGGGCGGCCGTCGCGTCGATGGAGTTGTCGGCGGCGGCCGCGAACCCCAGGTCCGCGGCGATCGCGTCCGGGTCCAGCCCCAGCGACGAGCCGGCCAGCGCGCCCGAGCCGTACGGGGACACCGCCGCCCGCTTG
Proteins encoded in this region:
- the argH gene encoding argininosuccinate lyase, yielding MSTREGSLWGGRFADGPSAALAALSKSTHFDWVLAPYDIVASRAHAIVLFRAGLLTEEQRDGLLAGLDSLAADVADGSFTPLVTDEDVHAALERGLIDRVGPELGGRLRAGRSRNDQVATLFRMWLRDAVRRVADGALDVVGALAAQAGAHPTAIMPGKTHMQSAQPVLLAHHLLAHAHPLLRDVDRIIDFDKRAAVSPYGSGALAGSSLGLDPDAIAADLGFAAAADNSIDATAARDFAAEAAFVLAMIGVDLSRLAEDIIIWSSTEFGYVTLHDSWSTGSSIMPQKKNPDIAELARGKSGRLIGNLAGLLATLKAQPLAYNRDLQEDKEPVFDSVAQLELLLPAMAGLVGSLTFDVDRMASLAPAGYTLATDIAEWLVRQGVPFRSAHEAAGAAVRVAEGRGVGLRELTDDELAAISPELTPRVREVLTIEGSVSARDARGGTAPVRVAEQLDAVVARCEVLRDWLRGG